The following proteins are encoded in a genomic region of Arachis stenosperma cultivar V10309 chromosome 4, arast.V10309.gnm1.PFL2, whole genome shotgun sequence:
- the LOC130975228 gene encoding uncharacterized protein LOC130975228 produces MDFVIGLPKTRSGCDAIWVVVDRLTKSAHFLPIRISCTIEELARMYIKEIVRWSVKENYSDLGRYAKGLCIGPAGELGSAYAINRIKEICNQILIAHSRQKSYADQRRKPLEFEEGEHIFLKVTPTTGVGRAINTKKMNSRYIGPFEILKRIGPVAYRIALPPYLSNFNDVFHVSQLWKYTPDASHILEPEPIQVRENLTLPVIPVRIDDTSIKRLCGKEVSLVKVAWSRAGIEEHNWELESDMRKDYPHLLSGN; encoded by the exons atggattttgtgataGGTTTGCCTAAAACCCGATCTGGTTGTGACGCTATTTGGGTGGTTGTGGATCGACTGACAAAATCAGCTCACTTTCTTCCTATCCGAATAAGTTGCACAATAGAGGAATTGGCTCGAATGTATATCAAAGAGATTGTCAG ATGGTCAGTCAAAGAGAACTATTCAGACCTTGGAAGATACGCTAAGGGCTTGTGTATTGGACCAGCCGGCGAGCTAGGATCGGCATATGCCATTAATAGA ATAAAGGAGATTTGTAATCAAATACTTATAGCCCATAGTCGTCAGAAGAGCTATGCTGATCAAAGGCGGAAACCTTTAGAGTTTGAAGAAGGAGAACATATTTTTCTGAAGGTAACACCAACCACTGGAGTGGGAAGAGCTATTAACACTAAGAAAATGAATTCCCGTTATATTGGACCGTTTGAGATCCTGAAGAGAATTGGGCCAGTGGCTTATAGAATTGCCTTACCACCGtatctttcaaattttaatGACGTGTTTCATGTGTCACAGCTttggaagtacactcctgacgCAAGTCATATTCTAGAACCAGAACCAATCCAAGTAAGAGAAAATCTAACACTTCCAGTAATTCCAgtgagaattgatgatactagtattaagCGATTATGTGGAAAGGAAGTATCATTGGTAAAAGTAGCTTGGAGTCGAGCTGGTATCGAGGAACATAATTGGGAACTTGAATCAGATATGCGAAAGGACTATCCACATCTCCTTTCAGGTAactag